The Candidatus Hydrogenedentota bacterium genome has a segment encoding these proteins:
- the melA gene encoding alpha-galactosidase yields MAKIVFIGAGSLNFTRALIRDLMTFPLLRNGEIALVDINEERLDFAMRAAQAIMDQGGYPASLTAHTDRSRALKDADAVCCTILCGEVDLWKYDITIPKSFGVDINVGDTRGPAGIFRALRTIPTMLDICRDMERYCPQAILLNYTNPMAMLCRAMQRVSSIQVTGLCHSVQGTAAMLAEWIGAPIEEVDYLCAGINHQAWYLEFNHNGEDAYPRLHQAMKRKKIYNAELVRNEMFLHLGYYVTESSGHNSEYNWWFRKRPDLIEKYCTHSSNWNPGVYAYILKEYQRVEKTWRQEVHQWFADGAPMSLERGGEYAAHIINAYVGGTPFLFNGNVANTGLITNLPEAACVEVPVLINRRGFNPIHVGSLPPQCAALNQISVASEEMAVEAALTGDAEGVYHAVCYDPLTAAVLSLAEIKQLVNKLFKKNAPYLPQFERFSF; encoded by the coding sequence ATGGCAAAGATCGTTTTTATTGGCGCAGGCAGTTTAAATTTCACCCGTGCACTAATCCGTGATTTGATGACCTTTCCGCTCCTTCGCAATGGGGAAATCGCTTTGGTAGATATTAATGAAGAACGGCTGGACTTCGCTATGCGCGCGGCACAGGCGATTATGGACCAAGGCGGCTATCCGGCAAGCCTCACCGCCCATACCGATCGGAGCCGCGCTTTGAAGGATGCCGATGCCGTGTGCTGTACCATTTTATGCGGTGAGGTCGACTTGTGGAAATATGATATTACGATTCCCAAATCTTTCGGCGTAGATATCAACGTCGGCGATACGCGGGGCCCTGCCGGTATCTTCCGCGCACTCCGTACGATTCCGACCATGCTCGACATTTGCCGCGATATGGAGCGGTACTGCCCGCAAGCGATCTTACTCAATTACACCAATCCCATGGCAATGCTCTGCCGTGCCATGCAGCGAGTCTCCTCCATACAAGTGACCGGCTTATGCCACAGCGTACAAGGCACAGCGGCGATGCTTGCCGAATGGATCGGAGCGCCCATAGAGGAAGTAGATTATCTGTGTGCAGGCATTAATCATCAGGCGTGGTATCTCGAATTTAACCACAATGGGGAAGATGCTTATCCGCGGCTCCACCAAGCGATGAAACGCAAGAAGATTTACAATGCCGAATTGGTGCGCAACGAAATGTTTTTACATCTGGGCTACTATGTGACCGAGTCCAGCGGCCACAACAGCGAGTACAACTGGTGGTTCCGCAAGCGGCCCGATCTGATCGAAAAATATTGCACCCACAGCAGCAATTGGAATCCCGGCGTCTATGCCTATATCCTGAAGGAATACCAGCGGGTCGAAAAAACGTGGCGTCAAGAAGTGCATCAATGGTTTGCCGACGGCGCGCCCATGAGCCTGGAACGAGGCGGCGAATATGCCGCCCATATTATCAATGCCTATGTTGGCGGGACGCCCTTTTTGTTCAATGGCAATGTTGCCAATACGGGGCTGATCACCAACCTTCCTGAAGCGGCGTGTGTGGAGGTGCCGGTACTGATCAACCGAAGAGGCTTCAATCCCATCCACGTCGGTTCCCTACCGCCTCAATGCGCGGCGTTAAACCAAATCAGCGTAGCTTCCGAGGAGATGGCCGTGGAGGCGGCATTAACAGGTGATGCGGAAGGCGTCTATCATGCGGTCTGCTATGATCCCCTTACGGCAGCAGTGTTGTCTTTGGCGGAAATTAAGCAGCTGGTGAACAAACTATTCAAAAAGAACGCGCCCTACTTGCCCCAATTTGAGCGTTTCTCTTTCTGA